CGTCCCGCAGGCGCGCCCCTTTCCATGCCGCGTTGCTGATGAGGTCGCCCCCGACCTCGTTGCTGATGCACTCCAGGGTCTGGTACTGCTGGACGGCCGGCAGGGCCCGCAGCTCGTCGTAGGTGAGCTTCACCGTCCGCCCCACCAGGCCCGTGACCTCCAGGGACCACCGGCGCGCGTCCAGGACGGGGTCAAGGCCGGGCGGGTTCTTGCTGACGACGTAAAACTGGCCGGTCGGGGTGATCTCCGGCGGTAACCCGGTGACCCTGGCGAACGCGTTGAGGGTGGCGGCCCAGACCTTCTTCCACCGTCCCCGCAGCCACTGGGCCCCGCCGGTCCCCAGGGCCGAGGCCAGCAGCGCCATCATCCCGCGGGCCAGCAGGTGGCGGCGGGTGATGCTGCAGGAACCCCCGCTCACCGGCCGCAGCCGGGCGCGGCGCCGGCGCAGCAGGATCCGCAGCGCGACGGCGTACGGCACCGCGAAGACACCTCCGTAGCCCGCCAGGGCCAGGCCCACGGTGAGGCCGGGACGACCGTCCACCCCCTGGGCCTCCAGGCGGGCGGCCAGGTGCGACGTCGCCGGGGACCAGGCCAGCAGCGCCAGGAGGCCGCTTGCGGACAGCCATGCCGCCGCCAGTGCCCGCGCGGGGCCGGAGGTCCACCGGGCAATGAGCGCGCCCAGGCCCCCCAGGCCCAGGCTGAGGGCCGCCAGCATCGCCCAGAAGGCCGCCGGCTTGGCGGCGAACTTCAGGGTGCCCAGCAGCAGGGAGAACAGCGGCATCGGGACCAGCCTCAGCCAGCGGTCCCACAGCGCCAGGGCCACGGCGGGGATGCCCCCGGTGAACAGGCCCCCGGCCACCGCCGCCGCGGCGAGGACGCCCCCCGCCAGGCCCGCCACAACAGCCGGCCACAGCCCAACCATAGTGCCACAAGTATACCTCCCCCGCCGTCACGGACACGTGTCGGGGGACAGTCCCCGGAGGCCGGCGGTGACAGTCCCCCCGGGCGGGGGAATCTCCGCTCGCCCGGGGGGAACGACCAGATGGAGGCTTCCGCGCTCCGGTGGGCAGACGCCTGGGGACTGTCCCCGGGTGCGGGTGGGGACTGTCCCCGAGCTAGCCCTGGGAAGTCATTTTTTTCAGTCTGCCGAGTAGCGTTCTTCTTTCCAGGGGTCGGCGTGGTTGTGGTAGCCGTTGCGCTCCCAGAAGCCGGGGCGATCCTGAGCCATCAGCTCCAGGCCCCGCACCCACTTGGCGCTCTTCCAGAAGTACAGGCGGGGCACGACCAGGCGCAGGGGCCACCCGTGTTCGGGGGTGAGGTCGGCGCCGTCCGCGCGGTATGCCAGCAGGGCGTCGGGGGCGCGCAGGTACCCCAGGGGCAGGTTGGTCTCGTACCCCTGCTCCGCGTGCACCATCACGAACTTCGCCTCGGGGAGCGGGCCGGCCAGGTCCAGCACCGTCGCCACCGGCACGCCCTCGAACTCCACGTCCAGCTTGCTCCACGCCGTCACGCAGTGGATGTCACACCGCAGGCGCACCGACGGCAGGGCCCGCACCTCGGGATACGTCAGGCGCACCGGGGTCCGCACCAGCCCCCAGACGCGGAAGTCCCACCGCTCGGGGTCGAAGCGAGGGACGCTGCCGGTGTGAAGGACCGGCCACTTCTCGGTCCGGTACTGCCCGGGGGGGAGGCGGGGACGGTCGGGATCCGCTGTCCGGGACCCGGGGTCCGGCGGTCGGTGTGCGGGACGCGGAGACCAGGGGTTGGACATGCCCGTGCCGCGCGGGTCAGGCACGCTCGCCCAGGCCCAGGCCCTCGGCGTCCTTCTGGCGCTCGCGGGCGATCTCGACCAGCCAGGGTGGGTCCTGGTAGACGTAGTCCTTGCGCAGGGGGT
This portion of the Armatimonadota bacterium genome encodes:
- a CDS encoding sulfite oxidase-like oxidoreductase; translated protein: MSNPWSPRPAHRPPDPGSRTADPDRPRLPPGQYRTEKWPVLHTGSVPRFDPERWDFRVWGLVRTPVRLTYPEVRALPSVRLRCDIHCVTAWSKLDVEFEGVPVATVLDLAGPLPEAKFVMVHAEQGYETNLPLGYLRAPDALLAYRADGADLTPEHGWPLRLVVPRLYFWKSAKWVRGLELMAQDRPGFWERNGYHNHADPWKEERYSAD
- a CDS encoding molybdopterin-dependent oxidoreductase translates to MVGLWPAVVAGLAGGVLAAAAVAGGLFTGGIPAVALALWDRWLRLVPMPLFSLLLGTLKFAAKPAAFWAMLAALSLGLGGLGALIARWTSGPARALAAAWLSASGLLALLAWSPATSHLAARLEAQGVDGRPGLTVGLALAGYGGVFAVPYAVALRILLRRRRARLRPVSGGSCSITRRHLLARGMMALLASALGTGGAQWLRGRWKKVWAATLNAFARVTGLPPEITPTGQFYVVSKNPPGLDPVLDARRWSLEVTGLVGRTVKLTYDELRALPAVQQYQTLECISNEVGGDLISNAAWKGARLRDVLMLAGGPAPTAVKVAFRCADGYTESLPIADALNPTTLLAYEMNGEPLPPRHGFPVRLLVPGLFGMKNPKWITRIEVVNYDFRGYWEASGWSDEAVVKTMSKFTTPTRSSLPAGEVGLGGVAYAGDRGIRKVEYSTDGGRTWQQAETAPPLGPFTWVLWAAVWTPAGPGEYVLKVRATDGTGVLQAARESPPLPDGATGYHTLRIRIRR